The following are from one region of the Cystobacter fuscus DSM 2262 genome:
- a CDS encoding YybH family protein, whose protein sequence is MGTETPWAAVHQYLDAFNRGDVQAMAATFSVPGQILDGMAPHVWQGPTAAQDWYRDVLSEGKGHGASGYFVSVGEPLHNDVTGDTAYVVLPATMTFNLNGTKVTQSGAMFTVALRKTAEGWRVAAWAWTKGTR, encoded by the coding sequence ATGGGTACAGAGACTCCGTGGGCGGCGGTGCACCAATACCTCGATGCCTTCAACCGAGGTGACGTGCAGGCAATGGCAGCGACGTTCTCTGTCCCTGGCCAGATTCTCGACGGCATGGCGCCGCACGTCTGGCAGGGGCCGACGGCGGCTCAGGACTGGTACAGGGACGTCCTGAGCGAAGGCAAGGGACACGGTGCTTCCGGCTATTTCGTCAGTGTTGGGGAGCCGCTGCACAACGACGTCACCGGCGATACTGCCTATGTCGTCCTGCCGGCGACCATGACATTCAACCTGAACGGCACGAAGGTCACGCAGTCCGGAGCAATGTTTACGGTCGCGTTGCGGAAGACGGCGGAAGGCTGGCGCGTGGCGGCCTGGGCGTGGACGAAAGGCACCCGATAG
- a CDS encoding class I SAM-dependent DNA methyltransferase: MTTKRPPDEVATAYDVWSEVYDTQANATRDLDAAILQGQDPSLFRGDVLEIGCGTGKNTEWLAPRARSLLALDASEKMLNRARERPGVQHVQFFLQDLRERWPVAEASRDTVTCNLVLEHIEELSFVFSEARRVLRPGGALFVCELHPFRQLQGKQAYFVDPDTGALQNVRSHLHEVSEYLNAAADAGFVLVRARDCRDPGAPRSEVPRLLALLWRRA, encoded by the coding sequence ATGACCACGAAGCGCCCCCCCGACGAAGTGGCGACCGCGTACGACGTCTGGTCCGAGGTGTACGACACCCAGGCCAACGCCACGCGTGACCTCGACGCCGCCATCCTCCAGGGCCAGGACCCGTCCCTCTTCCGAGGTGACGTCCTGGAGATCGGCTGCGGCACCGGGAAGAACACCGAGTGGCTCGCCCCCCGGGCGCGCAGCCTGCTCGCGCTCGATGCCTCGGAGAAGATGTTGAACCGCGCCCGCGAGCGCCCGGGGGTTCAACACGTCCAGTTCTTCCTGCAGGACCTGCGCGAGCGCTGGCCCGTCGCGGAGGCCTCTCGCGACACCGTCACCTGCAACCTGGTGCTGGAGCACATCGAGGAGCTGTCTTTCGTCTTCTCCGAGGCGAGGCGCGTCCTCAGGCCGGGCGGCGCGCTCTTCGTCTGCGAGCTGCACCCCTTCCGGCAGCTCCAGGGCAAGCAGGCGTATTTCGTGGACCCGGACACCGGTGCCCTCCAGAACGTCCGCAGCCACCTGCACGAAGTCTCGGAGTACCTGAACGCGGCCGCGGACGCGGGCTTCGTGCTGGTGCGAGCGAGGGATTGCCGGGACCCGGGTGCTCCGCGCTCGGAGGTGCCCCGGCTGCTCGCCCTGCTCTGGCGGAGGGCCTGA
- a CDS encoding patatin-like phospholipase family protein: protein MEPDKVDLVFEGGGVKGIALAGAVECLETMGLKPQNVVGTSAGAVVAALVAAGYSARDVRGIMAGLDYRRFRDMSLLDRLPVVGPALSLLREKGLYEGVYLESWLRKLLAESPRQVHTFKDLLWEDEEGREVDPKYRYRLQVVATDLSRRKQLVLPWDIRDYGRDPDHLDVAWAVRMSMSIPLFFEPVRLEDGQGHTSFIVDGGVLSNFPVDILDDGSAHPRWPTFGLKLVDRTRADGREEVVPGRIQGPLSLLKAMISTMLEAHDTRYIEQKNFERTIAIPTLGVKTTDFGLREEQVHALYQAGYTAAERFLQTWDFQGWIRKHRQSESPRQETASESAGEGITALAASM, encoded by the coding sequence ATGGAACCCGACAAGGTGGATCTGGTGTTCGAGGGGGGCGGTGTCAAGGGCATCGCACTGGCGGGAGCGGTCGAGTGCCTGGAGACGATGGGGCTGAAGCCGCAGAACGTCGTGGGCACCTCGGCCGGAGCCGTCGTCGCGGCGCTGGTGGCGGCGGGGTACTCGGCGAGGGACGTGCGCGGCATCATGGCGGGGCTCGACTACCGGCGCTTCCGGGACATGAGCCTCCTGGATCGGCTCCCCGTGGTGGGCCCCGCGCTGAGCCTGCTCCGGGAGAAGGGCCTCTACGAGGGCGTCTACCTCGAGAGCTGGTTGCGCAAGCTGCTGGCCGAGTCGCCTCGCCAGGTGCACACCTTCAAGGACCTGCTCTGGGAGGACGAGGAGGGACGGGAGGTCGATCCGAAATACCGCTACAGGCTCCAGGTCGTCGCCACGGATCTCTCCCGGCGCAAGCAGCTCGTCCTGCCGTGGGACATCCGGGACTATGGGAGGGATCCCGATCATCTCGACGTGGCCTGGGCGGTGCGGATGAGCATGAGCATCCCCCTCTTCTTCGAGCCCGTGCGACTCGAGGATGGCCAGGGCCACACGAGCTTCATCGTGGATGGAGGCGTGCTCAGCAACTTCCCCGTCGACATCCTCGATGACGGGAGCGCCCACCCGAGGTGGCCCACGTTCGGACTCAAGCTGGTGGATCGGACGCGGGCGGATGGCCGGGAAGAGGTGGTGCCGGGCCGCATCCAGGGGCCCTTGTCGTTGCTCAAGGCGATGATCTCCACCATGCTCGAGGCGCACGACACGCGCTACATCGAGCAGAAGAACTTCGAGCGCACCATCGCCATCCCTACCCTGGGCGTGAAGACCACGGACTTTGGTCTGCGCGAGGAACAGGTCCACGCGCTCTACCAGGCGGGCTACACGGCCGCCGAGCGGTTCCTCCAGACGTGGGACTTCCAGGGGTGGATCCGGAAGCATCGCCAGTCCGAGTCGCCGCGCCAGGAGACGGCGAGCGAGAGCGCCGGGGAGGGTATCACGGCCCTGGCGGCGTCGATGTGA
- a CDS encoding transposase, which yields MVTQPETGPACVVVCEWDVERPGRYGARGALALERLSRAEDGRIAYQMKRPLPDGTTHLLFTGLELLRRVASLVPPPRANLTRFHGVFAPGARLRPFQVPQAGEEEASVAPQAAARQETRKERRARVDWAGLLRRTFAVEVLACERCGGRRRVLAYVNEAGGVRALLEHLGLAPAGARLAPARGPPRPRGVEAYASPEPKGPVTYRAPHASAAWAVVYLKGLRGLSTRLAHCSGGPCPRSSSAPALQPSPSTWPLSRLYAELHSDVEAGMARPARIEQVGGVEHVGDGDHDDRCDDGEPEEGLDELGSARGGSSRGGDRRCRTGSGGGGTWCWI from the coding sequence ATGGTCACGCAGCCCGAAACAGGTCCTGCATGTGTCGTAGTCTGCGAATGGGATGTGGAGCGGCCAGGCCGCTACGGAGCGCGCGGTGCACTGGCGCTGGAGCGTTTGTCACGAGCGGAGGATGGCCGCATCGCCTACCAAATGAAGCGCCCGCTGCCGGACGGTACGACGCACCTGCTCTTCACCGGGCTGGAACTGTTACGGCGTGTGGCGTCCCTGGTGCCTCCGCCTCGGGCAAACCTCACGAGGTTCCACGGCGTCTTCGCTCCAGGCGCGCGACTGCGGCCATTTCAGGTCCCCCAAGCAGGAGAGGAGGAGGCGAGCGTGGCGCCCCAGGCAGCTGCGAGGCAGGAAACGAGGAAGGAGCGGAGGGCGCGAGTGGACTGGGCAGGGCTACTACGAAGGACCTTCGCGGTGGAGGTGTTGGCCTGCGAGAGGTGTGGAGGCAGGCGGCGAGTGCTGGCGTACGTGAACGAGGCGGGAGGGGTGAGAGCGCTTCTGGAGCACCTGGGCCTGGCCCCGGCAGGAGCGAGGCTGGCCCCTGCGCGAGGCCCCCCCAGGCCGCGTGGTGTTGAGGCTTACGCCTCCCCAGAGCCAAAAGGCCCAGTCACCTACCGCGCACCCCATGCAAGCGCGGCCTGGGCAGTCGTGTACCTCAAGGGGCTGCGCGGCCTGTCCACCCGCTTGGCTCACTGCTCGGGCGGCCCCTGTCCGCGGTCCTCCTCGGCACCTGCGCTCCAGCCCTCACCCTCCACATGGCCTCTATCCCGCCTATACGCTGAACTGCATTCCGATGTGGAAGCGGGCATGGCCCGGCCAGCGCGGATTGAACAGGTGGGTGGAGTTGAACACGTCGGCGATGGCGACCACGACGACCGTTGCGACGATGGCGAACCCGAAGAGGGCCTTGACGAGTTGGGTTCGGCTCGAGGGGGCAGCAGCAGGGGGGGAGACCGGCGTTGCAGGACCGGTAGCGGGGGGGGGGGGACATGGTGCTGGATATAG
- a CDS encoding IS630 family transposase — protein sequence MQPHRTRYWKTPTLDDTFRYKAAQVLWCYEQAQQLAQRDEVVLCVDEKPNIQVLHGEQPVRLMRPGLIERREFEYVRRGTVNLLAKLVVHSGRMRSWDLERNNGDCLRAVLPQFLGDHRDARRIHLIWDNGPSHTARQTHDFLRTHYPHVRVIFTPAHASWLNQAELLLRAFAERYLQRGDWASRDELVEHLDASWPEYNRFYAHPFTWSWTRAKMHSWVDRHLS from the coding sequence TTGCAGCCTCACCGCACGCGTTACTGGAAGACACCCACTCTGGACGACACCTTCCGTTACAAAGCGGCCCAGGTGCTGTGGTGCTACGAGCAGGCGCAGCAGTTGGCCCAGAGGGACGAAGTGGTGTTGTGCGTGGACGAGAAGCCCAACATCCAGGTGCTGCACGGTGAGCAGCCCGTGCGGCTCATGCGGCCCGGCCTCATCGAACGCCGGGAGTTCGAGTACGTGCGGCGTGGCACGGTGAACCTCCTGGCCAAGCTCGTGGTGCACTCCGGCCGCATGCGCAGCTGGGACCTGGAGAGAAACAACGGGGACTGCTTGCGCGCCGTCCTGCCGCAGTTCCTTGGGGACCATCGCGACGCCAGGCGCATCCACCTCATCTGGGACAACGGACCCAGTCACACCGCCAGGCAGACGCACGACTTCCTTCGCACCCACTACCCGCATGTCCGGGTGATTTTCACTCCAGCCCATGCCTCCTGGCTCAACCAGGCGGAGTTGCTGCTACGCGCCTTCGCCGAGCGCTACCTGCAACGAGGGGACTGGGCCAGCCGTGACGAGCTCGTCGAGCACCTCGACGCCAGCTGGCCCGAGTACAACCGCTTCTACGCCCACCCCTTCACCTGGTCCTGGACCCGCGCCAAGATGCACTCGTGGGTGGACCGGCACCTGTCCTGA
- a CDS encoding luciferase domain-containing protein, which yields MASGWAEKHPLTGYPSVSRDIVMVYAPRDPAEIEVVTTLVTASWRYARGSA from the coding sequence ATCGCGAGCGGCTGGGCGGAGAAGCATCCCCTCACCGGTTATCCCAGCGTCTCCCGCGACATCGTCATGGTCTACGCGCCGCGGGATCCGGCCGAGATCGAGGTGGTCACCACGCTCGTGACCGCCTCCTGGCGCTACGCGCGCGGCAGCGCTTGA
- a CDS encoding ATP-binding protein, whose translation MANLLTPETLPSAHPPPEPREEVSAPPVVRSWLMDRLDSLLSESLRRAEPSELIRHRIMVGAACFFSLINVVFVLRSISQGNHPYVALLASIGFLGTLVLARRGRAPIAPAMVLLATLFLGLVLTTFVSRRPTGGDHAVNMLLPVLAVYLVGPRLGLSITLALFVALGLLHPYYRSQVGIDPSTLTLGGLWFSHVFAGISSLGVWALSSLHSTARDAAQATIERTVRELRDSQSKLNSVFESTDDIVVSIDSQARLLTANSAARFIYEHRGGIVLEPGTPLFQHEPPESRKAWDARLVQVLQGQRLRFEQIYEDQQGLLVLDTSVHPIVDEGGQVVGMTIFGRDVTARRQAEARLGEMHRTLVDVSRQAGMAEVATGVLHNVGNTLNSVNISTSLVIDQIRRSRVTSLARVATLLREHLADIPAFFARDPQGQKLPPFLIALSEQLQEEREAMLREMHSLGESVEHINSIVSMQQKHARAAGAVEHVAVPRLIDEALRLHAVSFERLLIHVERDYAEVPPIFVDRHKLLQILINLVSNARHALVASPKKDKRLGIHVRRAPGTGHLHIEVTDNGVGIAPENLGRMFSQGFTTKKMGHGFGLHISALAAAEMKGRLSCSSPGLEQGATFLLELPMQTEVPPDQDAEPS comes from the coding sequence ATGGCGAACCTCCTCACGCCCGAGACACTCCCCTCCGCGCATCCACCACCCGAGCCTCGGGAGGAGGTTTCCGCGCCCCCCGTGGTCCGCTCCTGGCTGATGGATCGGCTGGACTCACTGCTCTCGGAGTCGTTGCGGCGGGCGGAGCCCTCGGAGCTCATCCGCCACCGGATCATGGTCGGCGCCGCCTGCTTCTTCTCGCTGATCAACGTGGTGTTCGTGCTGCGCTCCATCTCGCAGGGCAACCACCCGTATGTGGCCCTCCTCGCCAGCATTGGCTTCCTGGGGACGTTGGTGCTGGCACGCAGGGGCCGCGCTCCCATCGCGCCCGCGATGGTGCTGCTGGCGACCCTGTTCCTGGGGCTGGTGCTCACCACCTTCGTGAGCAGGAGACCCACGGGCGGCGATCATGCCGTGAACATGTTGCTGCCCGTCCTCGCGGTGTACCTGGTGGGGCCACGCCTCGGGTTGTCCATCACCCTCGCCCTGTTCGTGGCGCTGGGCCTGCTCCACCCGTATTACCGGTCGCAGGTGGGCATCGACCCCAGCACCCTCACCCTCGGCGGCCTCTGGTTCAGCCATGTGTTCGCGGGCATCTCCTCCCTGGGTGTCTGGGCCCTGAGCTCGTTGCACAGCACCGCGCGCGACGCGGCGCAGGCCACCATCGAGCGCACGGTGCGGGAGCTGCGCGACAGCCAGAGCAAGCTCAACAGCGTCTTCGAGAGCACCGACGACATCGTGGTCTCGATTGATTCACAAGCGCGCCTGCTCACCGCGAACTCGGCCGCGAGGTTCATCTACGAGCATCGCGGTGGCATCGTGCTCGAACCGGGGACGCCGCTCTTCCAGCATGAGCCGCCCGAGAGCCGCAAGGCCTGGGATGCCCGGCTCGTCCAGGTGCTCCAGGGCCAGCGCCTGCGCTTCGAGCAGATCTACGAGGACCAGCAGGGCCTGTTGGTGCTGGACACCAGCGTGCATCCCATCGTGGATGAGGGGGGCCAGGTCGTGGGGATGACGATCTTCGGCCGTGATGTCACCGCCCGGAGGCAGGCCGAGGCCCGGCTGGGGGAGATGCACCGCACCCTGGTGGACGTCTCGCGCCAGGCGGGCATGGCCGAGGTCGCCACCGGCGTGCTCCACAACGTGGGCAACACCCTCAACAGCGTCAACATCTCCACCAGCCTCGTCATCGATCAGATCCGCAGGTCCCGGGTGACGAGCCTGGCCCGGGTCGCCACCCTGCTGCGTGAGCACCTCGCCGACATCCCCGCCTTCTTCGCCCGGGATCCCCAGGGCCAGAAGCTCCCGCCCTTCCTCATCGCCTTGTCCGAGCAGCTCCAGGAGGAGCGGGAAGCGATGCTCCGGGAGATGCACTCGCTGGGCGAGAGCGTCGAGCACATCAACTCCATCGTCAGCATGCAGCAGAAGCACGCGCGGGCCGCGGGCGCCGTGGAGCATGTGGCCGTGCCTCGACTCATCGACGAGGCGTTGCGTCTGCACGCCGTCTCCTTCGAGCGTCTGCTCATCCACGTCGAGCGTGACTACGCCGAGGTGCCTCCCATCTTCGTGGACCGGCACAAGCTGTTGCAGATCCTCATCAACCTGGTGAGCAACGCGCGGCACGCGCTGGTGGCGAGTCCGAAGAAGGACAAGCGGTTGGGCATCCACGTGCGGCGCGCACCCGGGACAGGGCATCTGCACATCGAGGTGACCGACAATGGGGTCGGCATCGCTCCGGAGAACCTGGGGCGCATGTTCTCCCAGGGCTTCACCACGAAGAAGATGGGGCACGGCTTCGGCCTGCACATCAGCGCCCTGGCCGCCGCCGAGATGAAGGGGCGGCTGTCCTGCTCCAGTCCTGGCCTGGAGCAGGGTGCCACCTTCCTCCTCGAGCTGCCGATGCAGACCGAGGTCCCCCCGGACCAGGACGCGGAGCCCTCCTGA
- a CDS encoding helix-turn-helix domain-containing protein yields the protein MAYLKTLVEDGRTEQRVARRARVLLAMTDPDTVVSELADKLELERTTIWHLCRRYEAYGVDVVLDAPRSGRPRELSPPLQRVEVEQLACCEPAGVGLQMTHWSTRSLALVARQRGIAPHHFPLHGGPPPARR from the coding sequence GTGGCTTACCTCAAGACGCTGGTGGAGGACGGACGTACTGAACAGCGCGTCGCGCGCCGAGCGCGCGTCCTGCTGGCCATGACCGACCCGGACACCGTCGTGTCGGAGCTGGCCGACAAGCTCGAGCTGGAGCGCACCACCATCTGGCACTTGTGCCGTCGCTACGAAGCGTACGGTGTCGATGTGGTGCTGGATGCACCCCGCTCCGGCCGTCCGCGGGAGCTTTCCCCCCCCCTGCAGCGAGTGGAGGTGGAACAGTTAGCGTGTTGTGAGCCGGCGGGCGTGGGCTTGCAGATGACGCACTGGTCCACCCGGAGCCTGGCCCTGGTGGCACGCCAGCGGGGCATTGCCCCCCACCATTTCCCACTCCACGGTGGCCCTCCTCCTGCACGACGCTGA
- a CDS encoding ATP-binding protein — MGGRIGVIIALSTLFSYLHMLHTLRTKALAQLQQHVTERSAREQAIFVLAEDNHAFLKKALEERIRALEREDVSARFDRLFVRLPDGTVRSRPELVDGSREVQGFIAPHVVIDAGFRARFMAAYDVLTWYGRALSVRFNTIYINLMEGAIVGFWPWAPSWAQQASSDFSITDYEDYALTQPKNNPERKTIWTGIYLENVSHAWMASVGTPVDVDGQHVASIGHDVLLDEFMHRTVNDHLPGAYNIIFREDGQLIAHPDLKLEGVTTPYNIPHAAEQPAANRLGSKENAAHLRDIFERVKNRAPDQTLLELPEYDEYIAVMRLKGPGWYLATVLPESMVTQPAFAAARYVLLLGLLSLLVELIIMYRVLQQQISRPLENLTQATDKVAAGDFKVALDTARHDELGQLARAFQLMADEVQRREEALRQSNENLEQRVEERTREIKELHTQWLQTARRAGMAEIATNVLHNVGNVLNSVYTSAQLAKDRMAEMRVDHVGRVARMLEERQSDLTTFLTQDARGRHLMPFLDKLGKNLHEEREQIISLLDDVGRYTEHIGDIVKVQQNYARTPRLHEQVTLEQLVEDALRINAAGLTRHQVKVVRDLASLPPVMTDKHKTLMILVNLVSNAKYALDTVAPGERLLTVKLEQVSTDRFRIGIHDNGMGIAPEMLIRIFQHGFTTRADGHGFGLHASALAAQEMGGSLTVHSEGLGRGATFTLELPYHPVLPQQAA, encoded by the coding sequence ATGGGGGGGCGCATCGGAGTCATCATCGCCCTCTCCACGCTCTTCAGCTATCTCCACATGCTTCACACCCTGCGCACCAAGGCACTCGCGCAGTTACAGCAGCATGTCACGGAACGGAGCGCGCGGGAGCAGGCCATCTTCGTGTTGGCGGAGGACAACCACGCCTTCCTCAAGAAAGCCCTGGAGGAGCGGATCCGGGCGCTCGAGCGGGAAGACGTGAGCGCCCGCTTCGACCGGCTGTTCGTGCGGTTGCCCGATGGCACGGTCCGCAGCAGACCCGAGCTCGTCGACGGGTCGAGAGAGGTGCAGGGCTTCATTGCTCCGCACGTGGTCATCGACGCCGGGTTCCGCGCCCGGTTCATGGCCGCGTATGACGTGCTCACCTGGTATGGGCGGGCCCTCAGCGTCCGGTTCAACACGATCTACATCAACCTGATGGAGGGGGCGATCGTGGGCTTCTGGCCGTGGGCGCCCTCCTGGGCACAGCAGGCCAGCTCGGATTTCTCGATCACCGACTACGAGGACTACGCGCTCACCCAGCCCAAAAACAACCCAGAGAGGAAGACCATCTGGACGGGCATCTATCTGGAGAACGTCTCCCACGCATGGATGGCCTCGGTCGGGACGCCGGTGGACGTGGACGGACAGCATGTCGCGTCAATCGGCCACGATGTGCTCCTCGACGAGTTCATGCATCGCACCGTCAACGATCATCTGCCCGGTGCCTACAACATCATCTTCCGCGAGGACGGCCAGCTCATCGCGCATCCCGATCTGAAGTTGGAGGGAGTCACCACGCCCTACAACATCCCGCACGCCGCCGAGCAGCCCGCGGCCAATCGTCTCGGCTCAAAGGAGAACGCGGCCCATCTGCGCGACATCTTCGAGCGGGTGAAGAACCGCGCGCCCGATCAGACCCTCCTGGAGCTGCCGGAATACGACGAGTACATCGCCGTGATGCGGCTGAAGGGTCCCGGCTGGTACCTCGCCACGGTGTTGCCCGAGAGCATGGTGACCCAGCCCGCCTTCGCCGCGGCCCGCTACGTGCTGCTGCTCGGCCTGCTGTCGCTGCTGGTGGAGCTGATCATCATGTACCGGGTGCTCCAACAGCAGATCTCCCGTCCGCTGGAGAACCTGACCCAGGCCACCGACAAGGTGGCGGCCGGCGACTTCAAGGTGGCGCTGGATACCGCTCGCCACGATGAGCTGGGGCAACTGGCCCGCGCCTTCCAACTCATGGCCGACGAGGTCCAGCGTCGCGAAGAGGCCCTGCGCCAGAGCAATGAGAACCTGGAGCAGCGGGTGGAGGAGCGCACCCGGGAGATCAAGGAGCTCCACACGCAGTGGCTGCAGACGGCCCGGCGGGCGGGCATGGCGGAGATCGCCACCAACGTGCTGCACAACGTGGGCAACGTGCTCAACAGCGTCTACACCTCGGCCCAGCTCGCCAAGGACCGGATGGCTGAGATGCGCGTGGACCACGTGGGCCGGGTGGCCCGGATGCTCGAGGAGCGACAGTCCGACCTCACCACCTTCCTCACGCAAGACGCGCGAGGACGTCACCTGATGCCCTTCTTGGACAAGCTGGGGAAGAACCTGCACGAGGAGCGCGAGCAGATCATCTCGCTGCTGGATGACGTGGGCCGCTATACCGAGCACATCGGCGACATCGTCAAGGTGCAGCAGAACTACGCCCGCACGCCCCGGCTGCACGAGCAGGTCACCCTGGAGCAGCTGGTGGAGGACGCCCTGCGCATCAACGCGGCCGGGCTGACCCGTCATCAGGTGAAGGTGGTGCGCGACCTCGCGTCCCTGCCCCCCGTGATGACGGACAAGCACAAGACGCTGATGATCCTCGTCAACCTGGTCAGCAACGCCAAATACGCCCTGGACACGGTGGCGCCGGGCGAACGGCTCCTGACGGTGAAGCTGGAGCAGGTCTCCACCGACCGCTTCCGCATCGGCATCCATGACAATGGGATGGGAATCGCGCCGGAGATGCTCATCCGCATCTTCCAGCATGGCTTCACCACGCGCGCGGACGGGCACGGCTTCGGCCTGCACGCGAGTGCCCTGGCCGCCCAGGAGATGGGGGGCTCCCTGACCGTCCACAGCGAGGGGCTCGGACGCGGAGCCACGTTCACCCTGGAGTTGCCCTACCACCCGGTCCTGCCACAACAGGCCGCCTGA
- a CDS encoding recombinase family protein, translating to MNEKIRATHLERRAIVYLRQSTLKQVHEHHESTARQYALQQRALELGWPTERIDTLDEDLGQSGASASWRAGFQRLAEDVARGRVGAIFSLEVSRLARSSADWHRLLELCALADVLIADEDSVYSPRDYNDRLLLGLKGTMSEAEQYWMRLRLQGGRLSKARRGELFLPPPVGYQWDEATHRLRLDPDEQVQRMVRLVFERFRVEGSAFSVMRYFERNGLMMPVRDQRMHQVRWGPARHGTLLQMLHNPAYAGAYVFGRREEQLALVDGQLKRRRITRMPKEEWKVCLRDHHPAYIPWEEYQANQKKLHENRSNSKLPDQRGAAREGHALLQGLVLCGQCGHRMQTRYHGLRRHAYYECRSPTPEGGDKSMCWMVAAAAIDEAIARLFLEVTQPPEIELGLAVAREVERQVGEVHHQWKLRLERVRYEAQLAERRYKAIDPDNRVVARTLEREWNDRLRELEETEHEYQAVLQREKLELTDRDRAKILALAKDLPRVWHAKSTTHAERKNLLRILVREVTLNPIEVPERTTRIQVVWQTGAVSDFSVPRRTRFDARKTSAEAIESIRMLFEEKKSDDEIAAELNRRGLRSGVERPWDAKAVSWVRWRHGLHRLPSAPQAGRQPTRRADGLYSVRGVAEHFNVTKWMVYYWIKEGWLKGVEGGGMGRCWWFKLDSQTIKRLTDAKARGYGPGGRSHSKAHLQEEGHYA from the coding sequence ATGAACGAGAAGATTCGAGCAACCCATCTGGAGCGGCGCGCGATTGTCTACCTGCGACAGTCCACACTCAAGCAGGTCCACGAACACCATGAATCCACCGCTCGCCAGTATGCCCTGCAACAGCGGGCATTGGAGCTGGGTTGGCCGACCGAGCGGATAGATACCTTGGATGAGGACCTGGGCCAGAGTGGTGCAAGTGCGAGCTGGCGTGCAGGGTTCCAACGGCTGGCCGAGGATGTCGCACGCGGACGAGTGGGCGCCATCTTCTCCCTGGAGGTTTCGCGCCTGGCCCGCTCCTCAGCGGACTGGCACCGCCTGCTCGAACTGTGCGCCCTGGCCGATGTCCTCATCGCAGACGAGGACTCGGTCTACAGCCCTCGGGATTATAATGACCGCTTGTTGCTCGGTCTCAAAGGGACCATGAGCGAGGCCGAGCAGTACTGGATGCGCCTGCGCCTGCAGGGGGGCAGGCTCTCCAAGGCCAGGCGGGGCGAGCTCTTTCTCCCGCCACCAGTCGGCTACCAGTGGGATGAAGCAACTCACCGCTTGCGCCTCGACCCCGACGAGCAGGTCCAACGCATGGTGCGCCTGGTCTTCGAGCGCTTCCGCGTGGAGGGCAGCGCCTTCTCGGTCATGCGTTACTTCGAGAGAAATGGGTTGATGATGCCTGTTCGAGATCAACGCATGCATCAGGTGCGCTGGGGCCCTGCACGTCATGGCACCCTCCTCCAAATGCTTCACAATCCCGCATACGCGGGTGCCTACGTCTTTGGCCGTCGCGAGGAGCAACTAGCGTTGGTGGATGGCCAGTTGAAGCGACGACGCATCACCCGGATGCCGAAGGAAGAATGGAAGGTATGCCTGCGCGACCACCACCCAGCATACATTCCCTGGGAGGAGTACCAAGCCAACCAGAAGAAGCTCCATGAAAACCGCTCCAACTCCAAGTTGCCAGACCAACGTGGTGCTGCCCGGGAAGGGCACGCGCTGCTGCAAGGACTTGTGCTGTGTGGGCAGTGTGGCCACCGCATGCAGACGCGCTACCATGGCCTACGACGCCATGCGTACTACGAGTGCCGTAGTCCCACGCCGGAAGGTGGCGACAAGAGCATGTGCTGGATGGTCGCAGCAGCAGCGATTGATGAGGCCATTGCCAGGCTCTTTCTCGAGGTAACCCAGCCCCCAGAAATCGAACTCGGGCTCGCCGTTGCCCGAGAGGTGGAACGCCAGGTGGGCGAGGTCCATCACCAATGGAAGTTGCGCTTGGAGCGTGTCCGCTATGAGGCTCAACTGGCGGAGCGACGCTATAAGGCCATTGACCCAGACAACCGTGTCGTGGCCCGGACCCTTGAGCGCGAGTGGAACGACCGTCTTCGCGAACTCGAAGAGACTGAGCACGAGTACCAGGCGGTTCTCCAGCGCGAGAAGCTCGAACTGACGGACAGGGACCGGGCGAAAATCCTTGCTCTCGCCAAAGACCTGCCTCGCGTCTGGCATGCGAAGAGCACGACCCATGCAGAGCGCAAGAATCTCCTCCGCATCCTGGTGCGGGAGGTAACGCTGAACCCAATCGAAGTGCCCGAGCGGACGACGCGTATTCAGGTGGTCTGGCAGACGGGGGCAGTCAGTGACTTCAGCGTTCCACGCCGTACTCGATTCGATGCAAGGAAGACCTCCGCCGAGGCTATCGAGAGCATTCGCATGCTCTTCGAAGAGAAGAAGAGCGATGACGAGATCGCGGCCGAACTCAATCGGCGCGGCCTGCGCTCCGGAGTCGAGCGTCCGTGGGATGCGAAGGCAGTGAGTTGGGTCCGCTGGCGCCACGGTCTACATCGCCTGCCCTCGGCACCGCAGGCGGGGCGGCAGCCCACTCGCCGAGCCGATGGCCTCTACTCGGTGCGCGGGGTGGCTGAACATTTCAATGTTACAAAATGGATGGTATATTACTGGATAAAAGAGGGCTGGCTCAAGGGCGTCGAGGGCGGCGGGATGGGGCGCTGCTGGTGGTTCAAGCTGGACAGCCAGACAATCAAGCGCCTGACTGATGCCAAGGCCCGAGGGTATGGACCAGGTGGGCGCAGCCATTCCAAAGCCCATCTCCAGGAAGAGGGGCATTATGCATAG